The Candidatus Eisenbacteria bacterium genome window below encodes:
- a CDS encoding methylamine utilization protein, whose protein sequence is MRKAPICWFILLALGVASGSATAGTIRGQVRVPPTDNSGLSAPNPYPGRASSLAKRPVAARGSVLDAVVYVEEVAPSVDSTLAGAGGTPAMEQKDQAFGPRVLAVPVGATVAFPNRDPIFHSVFSVSPVKRFDLGKYGRGKSKSVRFTKAGVVNVYCDIHSDMAGFILVVPNHAFVQPDADGRFALPSLPPGTYTVIAWHPDLKPVRRTVQIPETGDVTVDLSL, encoded by the coding sequence ATGCGGAAAGCGCCGATCTGCTGGTTCATTTTGCTCGCCCTCGGAGTCGCGTCAGGCAGCGCCACAGCCGGCACCATTCGCGGCCAGGTGCGCGTCCCGCCGACCGACAACAGCGGGCTGAGCGCGCCCAACCCGTACCCGGGCCGCGCGTCCTCGTTGGCAAAGCGACCGGTCGCGGCGCGTGGCTCCGTCCTCGACGCGGTCGTCTACGTGGAGGAGGTCGCGCCCTCCGTCGACTCGACCCTCGCCGGCGCGGGCGGCACCCCGGCGATGGAGCAGAAAGATCAGGCGTTCGGACCCCGGGTGCTCGCCGTCCCGGTCGGAGCCACGGTCGCCTTCCCGAACCGCGATCCAATCTTCCATAGCGTGTTCAGCGTCTCCCCGGTGAAGCGATTCGATCTCGGCAAGTACGGACGCGGAAAGTCGAAGAGCGTCAGGTTCACGAAGGCGGGGGTCGTGAACGTCTACTGCGACATCCATTCCGACATGGCCGGGTTCATCCTCGTGGTCCCCAACCACGCGTTCGTCCAGCCCGACGCCGACGGCCGGTTCGCGCTGCCGTCACTCCCGCCGGGGACGTACACCGTGATCGCGTGGCACCCCGATCTCAAGCCGGTGCGCCGCACTGTCCAGATTCCGGAGACCGGCGACGTCACGGTGGATCTGAGCCTCTAG
- a CDS encoding acyl-CoA dehydrogenase: protein MSGLLSEQNLMWRQRAREVAEKYVRPNAAKYDKAQEYPWDIKDAIAKAGLLGVWIPKEYGGSGGGVLDLCICVEELSRACGGVGVLYAVNALGTFPLLVGGTEEQKHRWLTPIAKGEKLISFGLSEKFAGSDAASLRATAEKQGDHYVLNGEKKWNTNGGAAEIYTVFCVTDPASKSRRTSALMLEKGMPGFRIGKVEDKMGIRCVPVVEIHFDNCRVPEKNLLGETPGMGFKHAMATLDKARPGVAAQAVGLAQGALEYAMVYAGHREQFGAPISSFQMIQAMLADMATKVEAARNLVYVAAMAVDTGAPNVSKLSAMCKLFATDVAMEVTTNAVQIFGGYGYMRDYPIEKYMRDAKITQIYEGTNQVQRMVVARALVKEALSLKYLLDYIPKEIQQGVNDPETLERLAGEQASIVNAE from the coding sequence GTGTCCGGTCTGCTCTCAGAACAGAACTTGATGTGGCGCCAGCGCGCGCGCGAGGTCGCCGAGAAATACGTGCGCCCGAACGCGGCCAAGTACGACAAGGCGCAGGAGTACCCCTGGGATATCAAGGACGCGATCGCAAAGGCCGGGCTTCTCGGCGTCTGGATCCCTAAGGAATACGGCGGTTCCGGCGGGGGCGTCCTCGACCTCTGCATCTGCGTCGAGGAGTTGTCGCGGGCCTGCGGCGGCGTCGGAGTTCTCTACGCCGTGAACGCGCTCGGCACGTTCCCGCTCCTGGTGGGCGGGACCGAGGAGCAGAAGCACCGCTGGCTCACGCCCATCGCGAAGGGGGAGAAGCTCATCTCCTTCGGTCTCTCGGAGAAATTCGCCGGGAGCGACGCCGCGAGCCTTCGCGCGACGGCGGAGAAACAGGGCGACCACTACGTCCTGAACGGCGAGAAGAAGTGGAACACGAACGGCGGCGCGGCCGAAATCTACACCGTCTTCTGCGTCACCGATCCCGCCTCGAAATCGAGGCGCACCAGTGCCTTGATGCTCGAGAAGGGGATGCCCGGGTTCCGGATCGGCAAGGTCGAGGACAAGATGGGGATCCGCTGCGTCCCCGTCGTCGAGATCCACTTCGACAACTGCCGCGTACCCGAGAAGAATCTCCTCGGCGAAACGCCGGGCATGGGGTTCAAGCACGCGATGGCGACGCTCGACAAGGCGCGACCCGGCGTCGCCGCCCAGGCGGTCGGCCTCGCGCAGGGCGCCCTCGAGTACGCCATGGTGTACGCGGGACACCGCGAGCAGTTCGGCGCGCCGATCTCCTCGTTCCAGATGATCCAGGCGATGCTCGCGGACATGGCGACCAAGGTCGAGGCCGCGCGAAATCTGGTCTACGTCGCCGCGATGGCGGTGGACACCGGGGCGCCCAACGTCTCCAAGCTCTCGGCCATGTGCAAGCTCTTCGCCACCGATGTCGCCATGGAGGTCACGACCAACGCCGTCCAGATCTTCGGCGGGTACGGCTACATGCGCGATTATCCGATCGAAAAATACATGCGCGACGCGAAGATCACCCAGATCTACGAAGGGACGAACCAGGTGCAGCGCATGGTCGTCGCCCGCGCCCTCGTCAAGGAAGCGCTCTCGCTCAAATACCTGCTCGACTACATTCCCAAGGAAATCCAGCAGGGCGTGAACGATCCCGAGACGCTGGAGCGTCTCGCGGGCGAGCAGGCAAGCATCGTCAACGCAGAGTGA
- a CDS encoding peroxiredoxin has translation MAQTATLKVGDKAPDFSLVDHTNNKVTLSSFLGKKNVALIFHPLAFTSVCSIQMPGYSKERQTFDGLNTQVLGISVDSVPAHKAWADQLGGIDYPMLSDFHPHGEVAKQYGILRPEGYAERATFVIDTKGIVRYIEIHEIGKLPDQSKLIEALRDLK, from the coding sequence ATGGCTCAAACCGCGACTCTGAAGGTGGGGGACAAGGCCCCCGACTTCTCCCTCGTCGACCACACAAACAACAAGGTCACGCTCTCCTCGTTCCTCGGGAAGAAGAACGTGGCCCTGATCTTTCACCCACTCGCGTTCACGTCCGTCTGCTCGATCCAGATGCCCGGATACAGCAAGGAGCGCCAGACCTTCGACGGGCTGAACACGCAGGTGCTCGGGATCTCCGTCGACTCCGTTCCCGCCCACAAGGCCTGGGCGGACCAGCTCGGCGGCATCGACTACCCGATGCTCTCCGATTTCCATCCCCACGGCGAGGTGGCGAAGCAGTACGGCATCCTGCGCCCAGAGGGCTACGCGGAGCGCGCGACGTTCGTCATCGACACGAAGGGAATTGTCCGCTACATCGAGATCCACGAGATCGGCAAGCTGCCGGATCAATCCAAGCTGATCGAAGCGTTGAGGGACCTGAAGTGA
- a CDS encoding MFS transporter, which yields MGPRVVLFLTVFIHLVGFGLLLPLLPYYAETYGATGVAVGLLNTSYSLMQFLFSPVWGRLSDRIGRRPVIIGSLVATAVSYVVFGLATSLPVLFASRIFAGIAGGVIPTTQAYVADTTTPAGRTKGMGLIGAAFGLGFIFGPALGGILSRFGYSVPAFAAAALALISALFALVLLPESLTPDKRAAAAARRLSPRDTLATLRRPGLRPVFLLFFIGTLCFSALEGTFALFGEHVYRIGPRDVGYLFAFVGSLSALMQAGLVGWLARRFGERALVLAGFVLMGMGMVFAGTSPAFGLMIVAMGAVSVGNGLASPSLAGLASISSSPEEQGSILGTYQSLGSLARSAGPFLGGLAFDRWGAGSPLWLGGIVVALASLLALQLPQHKSRQRLPSV from the coding sequence GTGGGACCCCGGGTCGTTCTCTTCCTCACGGTTTTCATCCATCTCGTTGGGTTCGGGCTCCTCCTTCCGCTTCTTCCCTACTACGCCGAGACGTACGGAGCCACCGGGGTAGCGGTCGGGCTCCTGAACACGTCGTACTCCCTCATGCAGTTCCTCTTCTCGCCGGTCTGGGGCAGGCTCTCCGATCGGATCGGCCGGCGCCCGGTCATCATCGGGAGCCTGGTCGCGACGGCGGTGTCCTACGTCGTCTTCGGGCTGGCGACGTCGCTCCCGGTCCTGTTCGCGTCGCGGATCTTCGCCGGGATCGCGGGCGGCGTCATCCCCACGACGCAGGCCTACGTCGCGGACACCACCACGCCCGCCGGGCGGACGAAGGGGATGGGGCTGATCGGCGCCGCCTTCGGGCTTGGATTCATATTCGGCCCCGCGCTCGGGGGCATTTTGAGCCGCTTCGGCTACTCGGTTCCCGCGTTCGCGGCGGCGGCCCTCGCCTTGATCTCGGCCCTCTTCGCGCTCGTGCTCCTCCCGGAGTCCCTGACGCCGGACAAGCGCGCCGCGGCGGCCGCGCGGCGGCTCTCCCCCCGAGACACCCTCGCGACCCTTCGGCGGCCGGGGCTTCGCCCGGTCTTCCTGCTCTTTTTCATCGGGACACTCTGCTTCTCGGCGCTCGAGGGAACGTTCGCGCTCTTCGGCGAGCACGTCTACCGCATCGGGCCGAGAGACGTCGGATATCTCTTTGCGTTCGTCGGCTCGCTTTCGGCGCTCATGCAGGCGGGCCTCGTCGGGTGGCTCGCGCGGCGCTTCGGCGAGCGAGCGCTCGTCCTCGCGGGATTTGTCCTCATGGGCATGGGGATGGTCTTCGCTGGGACAAGTCCCGCGTTCGGGCTCATGATCGTTGCGATGGGAGCGGTCTCCGTGGGGAATGGGCTCGCGTCGCCGTCTCTGGCAGGGCTCGCGTCGATCTCCTCCAGCCCGGAAGAGCAGGGCTCGATCCTGGGCACCTACCAGTCGCTCGGGAGCCTCGCGCGATCGGCCGGCCCCTTCCTCGGCGGGCTCGCGTTCGACCGTTGGGGTGCGGGGAGCCCGCTTTGGCTCGGCGGGATCGTCGTGGCCCTCGCGTCGCTTCTGGCGCTCCAACTACCTCAACACAAATCCCGCCAACGACTTCCATCCGTTTGA
- a CDS encoding DNA-3-methyladenine glycosylase, which translates to MPRPLPRSFYARPTLTVAREILGCVLVRKIGAGTELCGRIVEAEAYVGEEDKACHARAGRTQRTDPLYGPPGFAYVYLTYGMHYMLNAVTEPAGRPAAILIRAAEPLRGLESMARGRGFSSRGAAKPQALASGPAKLCQAFGIDLRLNRTDLRGPDLWIEPGEPIPDSRVAVSRRIGCHTAPAPWDQIPWRFYEAESPFVTPGRVLPRKTQGSQRARHGE; encoded by the coding sequence ATGCCTCGACCGTTGCCGCGATCCTTCTACGCGCGTCCCACGCTTACCGTCGCGCGCGAGATCCTGGGCTGCGTGCTCGTCCGAAAAATCGGCGCGGGAACGGAGCTGTGCGGGCGGATCGTGGAGGCGGAGGCGTACGTCGGAGAGGAAGACAAGGCGTGCCACGCCCGCGCCGGACGCACGCAGCGCACCGATCCGCTCTACGGGCCCCCCGGCTTCGCGTACGTCTATCTCACGTACGGCATGCACTACATGCTGAACGCGGTCACGGAGCCGGCCGGTCGCCCCGCCGCGATCCTGATCCGCGCGGCCGAGCCGCTCCGAGGGCTCGAATCGATGGCGCGCGGTCGCGGATTTTCGTCCCGCGGCGCCGCCAAGCCCCAGGCGCTTGCGAGCGGACCGGCGAAACTCTGCCAGGCCTTTGGTATCGACTTGCGGCTGAACCGTACCGACCTGCGCGGCCCCGACCTCTGGATCGAGCCCGGGGAGCCGATCCCCGACTCGCGCGTCGCCGTGTCGCGGCGGATCGGATGCCATACCGCGCCCGCGCCCTGGGACCAGATCCCGTGGCGGTTCTACGAGGCCGAATCCCCGTTCGTGACGCCGGGCCGCGTGCTCCCTCGGAAAACTCAGGGTAGCCAACGCGCGCGGCATGGGGAATAA